One Paracidovorax avenae ATCC 19860 genomic region harbors:
- a CDS encoding ABC transporter substrate-binding protein produces the protein MAHSWQTTGAALALAAASLFSPAAWSQLLVGQTAGFTGPVSSGVQETTEGAKLYIDAVNARGGVNGQKIELISLDDKFDPAQTLVNARKLIEEQNVLAMFLTRGTPHTEAIIPLLDKFDVPLVAPSTGAMVLHRPVRRHIFNVRAPYQREAEKAITHLASMGISRIAVVITDDSFGADGLAGALKGFDAAKLKPVLQERFDRTKPDFSAIAPKLVQAQAQAVLMVASGAATAEGYAAFRAAGSGAQLVTLSNNASSGFARSLGANARGVIVTQVFPNERATNYTLVREAHDLAKAHGKEVSPAMLEGLAAAKVLVEGLRRAGAKPTRERLQAALEGIQKFDIGGLEVNFSPEDHTGLDFADLSIIGTDGKFRR, from the coding sequence ATGGCCCATTCCTGGCAGACCACCGGCGCCGCCCTGGCCCTCGCGGCCGCTTCCCTGTTCTCTCCGGCGGCCTGGAGCCAGCTGCTGGTGGGACAGACGGCCGGCTTCACCGGGCCCGTGTCGTCGGGCGTGCAGGAAACCACCGAAGGCGCGAAGCTCTACATTGACGCGGTGAACGCACGGGGCGGCGTGAACGGGCAGAAGATCGAGCTCATCTCGCTCGACGACAAGTTCGACCCTGCCCAGACGCTCGTCAACGCGCGCAAGCTCATCGAAGAGCAGAACGTGCTCGCGATGTTCCTCACGCGCGGAACACCGCACACGGAAGCCATCATCCCCCTGCTCGACAAATTCGATGTGCCCCTCGTGGCACCGTCCACGGGCGCGATGGTGCTGCACCGCCCCGTGCGCCGCCACATCTTCAATGTGCGCGCGCCCTACCAGCGCGAGGCCGAGAAAGCCATCACCCACCTGGCTTCGATGGGCATCTCGCGGATCGCGGTGGTCATCACCGACGACAGCTTCGGCGCCGACGGACTGGCAGGCGCGCTCAAGGGCTTCGATGCCGCGAAGCTCAAGCCCGTGCTGCAGGAGCGCTTCGACCGGACCAAGCCCGATTTCTCCGCCATCGCGCCCAAGCTCGTGCAGGCGCAGGCCCAGGCCGTGCTCATGGTCGCATCGGGAGCCGCGACGGCCGAAGGCTATGCGGCATTCCGGGCGGCCGGTTCGGGCGCTCAGCTCGTCACGCTCTCCAACAACGCATCGTCCGGGTTCGCCAGGAGCCTGGGTGCGAATGCACGCGGCGTCATCGTCACGCAGGTGTTCCCGAACGAACGGGCGACGAACTACACGCTCGTGCGCGAGGCGCACGACCTGGCGAAGGCGCATGGCAAGGAAGTGAGCCCCGCCATGCTCGAAGGCCTGGCCGCCGCCAAGGTGCTGGTGGAGGGACTGCGCCGCGCGGGCGCCAAGCCCACGCGCGAACGCCTGCAGGCAGCGCTGGAAGGCATCCAGAAATTCGACATCGGCGGCCTGGAGGTCAACTTCAGCCCCGAAGACCATACGGGCCTGGATTTTGCCGACCTGTCCATCATCGGCACCGACGGCAAGTTCCGCCGCTGA
- a CDS encoding aspartate aminotransferase family protein yields the protein MTIDAAQLLADEAKYCSFGDTVHYVNPPKIFTGCEGSYMLDDNGTQYLDLQMWYSAVNFGYKNKRLEAKMIEQLQALPQVASQYLHPTKIELAKFIAEDAKRKWDSDGRVHFNVGGAQAIEDSLKVVRNASNGKSLMFAFEGGYHGRTLGASSITSSYRYRRRFGHFGDRAQFIPFPYPFRRPKGMTAEEYSDQIVREFARKFENEYHAVWDPKTNQCEYAAFYVEPIQGTGGYVVPPPNFFKGLKKVLDDHGILMVVDEIQMGFWRTGTLWSVENFGIKPDVLVFAKALTNGLNALSGLWAREELINPKIFPPGSTHSTFASNPLGTALGLEVMKMTHEIDFGKQVRESGAYFLEGLKELQKRHKEIGDVDGLGLALRAEICTEDGFTPNKALLDKMVDIGLEGHLEYQGQKRGLVLDVGGYYKNVITFAPSLMISRPEIDEAMVLLDQLLTQAKRA from the coding sequence ATGACCATCGACGCTGCCCAGCTCCTCGCGGACGAAGCCAAGTACTGCTCCTTCGGCGATACCGTCCACTACGTGAACCCGCCCAAGATCTTCACGGGCTGCGAAGGCAGCTACATGCTGGACGACAACGGCACGCAGTACCTCGACCTGCAGATGTGGTATTCGGCCGTGAACTTCGGCTACAAGAACAAGCGCCTCGAAGCCAAGATGATCGAGCAGTTGCAGGCCCTGCCCCAGGTCGCCAGCCAGTACCTGCACCCGACCAAGATCGAGCTGGCCAAGTTCATCGCCGAAGATGCCAAGCGCAAGTGGGACAGCGACGGCCGCGTGCACTTCAACGTGGGCGGCGCGCAGGCCATCGAGGATTCGCTGAAGGTGGTGCGCAACGCCAGCAACGGCAAGAGCCTGATGTTCGCCTTCGAGGGCGGCTACCACGGCCGCACGCTGGGCGCGTCCAGCATCACCTCCAGCTACCGCTACCGCCGCCGCTTCGGCCACTTCGGCGACCGCGCGCAGTTCATTCCCTTCCCCTATCCCTTCCGCCGCCCCAAGGGCATGACGGCAGAGGAGTATTCGGACCAGATCGTGCGCGAGTTCGCCCGCAAGTTCGAGAACGAATACCACGCCGTCTGGGATCCCAAGACCAACCAGTGCGAGTACGCGGCCTTCTACGTCGAGCCCATCCAGGGCACGGGCGGCTACGTCGTGCCGCCGCCGAACTTCTTCAAGGGCCTCAAGAAGGTGCTGGACGACCACGGCATCCTGATGGTGGTCGATGAGATCCAGATGGGCTTCTGGCGCACCGGCACGCTGTGGTCGGTGGAGAACTTCGGCATCAAGCCCGACGTGCTGGTCTTCGCGAAGGCGCTGACCAACGGCCTCAATGCCCTCTCCGGCCTGTGGGCGCGCGAGGAGTTGATCAACCCGAAGATTTTCCCGCCGGGCTCCACCCACTCCACCTTTGCCTCCAACCCGCTGGGCACGGCCCTGGGCCTGGAAGTGATGAAGATGACGCACGAGATCGACTTCGGCAAGCAGGTGCGCGAATCCGGCGCCTACTTCCTCGAAGGCCTGAAGGAGCTGCAAAAGCGCCACAAGGAGATCGGCGACGTGGACGGCCTGGGCCTGGCGCTGCGCGCCGAAATCTGCACCGAGGACGGCTTCACGCCCAACAAGGCGCTGCTGGACAAGATGGTGGACATCGGCCTGGAAGGCCACCTGGAGTACCAGGGCCAGAAGCGCGGCCTGGTGCTGGACGTGGGCGGCTACTACAAGAACGTGATCACCTTCGCGCCGTCGCTGATGATCTCGCGTCCCGAGATCGACGAGGCGATGGTGCTGCTGGACCAGCTCCTGACCCAGGCGAAGCGGGCCTGA
- a CDS encoding MFS transporter yields MATNVAPRPMSPEERKVILASSLGTVFEWYDFYLYGSLAAIIAKQFFSGLDAGSAFIFALLAFAAGFIVRPFGALVFGRLGDMIGRKYTFLVTILIMGLSTFIVGVLPTYASIGVAAPVILIALRMLQGLALGGEYGGAATYVAEHAPQGKRGAYTSWIQTTATMGLFLSLLVILGTRTAMGEQAFTDWGWRIPFLVSILLLGVSLWIRLSLSESPAFQRMKAEGKTSKAPLRESFGQWKNLKIVILALIGLTAGQAVVWYTGQFYALFFLTQQLKVDAVTANLMIAAALLIGTPFFVVFGALSDRIGRKPIIMLGCVLAVLTYFPVFKALTEAANPDLAAAQAKNKVVIVADPAECSFQFNPTGTAKFTSSCDVAKQVLAASSVSYDNEAAPAGTPAVIKIGQTTIPSYAARGLSAEEAKAKDADFKKAVAETLKADGYPAKADPAKMNKVMMIVILTYLVLLVTMVYGPIAAMLVEMFPTRIRYTSMSLPYHIGNGWFGGLLPTMSFAIVAQTGNMYNGLWYPIIIAGITAIIGTLFIRETKDVDIYAGD; encoded by the coding sequence ATGGCTACCAATGTCGCTCCCCGGCCCATGTCGCCGGAAGAAAGAAAAGTCATCCTGGCCTCGTCGCTGGGCACCGTTTTCGAGTGGTATGACTTCTACCTGTACGGTTCGCTCGCCGCCATCATCGCCAAGCAGTTCTTCAGCGGGCTGGACGCGGGCTCCGCGTTCATCTTCGCGCTGCTGGCCTTCGCTGCCGGCTTCATCGTGCGGCCCTTCGGCGCGCTGGTGTTCGGGCGGCTGGGCGACATGATCGGGCGCAAGTACACCTTCCTGGTCACCATCCTGATCATGGGCCTGTCCACCTTCATCGTGGGCGTATTGCCGACCTATGCCAGCATCGGCGTGGCCGCGCCGGTCATCCTGATCGCGCTTCGCATGCTGCAGGGCCTGGCCCTGGGCGGCGAATACGGCGGCGCGGCGACCTACGTGGCCGAGCATGCGCCGCAGGGCAAGCGCGGCGCCTATACCTCGTGGATCCAGACCACCGCCACGATGGGCCTGTTCCTGTCGCTGCTGGTGATCCTGGGAACCCGCACCGCCATGGGCGAGCAGGCCTTCACCGACTGGGGCTGGCGCATTCCGTTCCTCGTTTCCATCCTGTTGCTGGGCGTGTCGCTGTGGATCCGGCTCTCGCTGTCGGAGTCTCCCGCGTTCCAGCGCATGAAGGCCGAGGGCAAGACCTCCAAGGCGCCGCTGCGCGAATCGTTCGGCCAGTGGAAGAACCTGAAGATCGTGATCCTGGCGCTGATCGGCCTGACCGCCGGCCAGGCGGTGGTCTGGTACACGGGCCAGTTCTATGCGCTCTTCTTCCTCACGCAGCAGCTCAAGGTGGACGCCGTCACGGCCAACCTGATGATCGCCGCCGCCCTGCTGATCGGCACGCCGTTCTTCGTCGTCTTCGGCGCGCTCTCCGACCGGATCGGCCGCAAGCCCATCATCATGCTGGGCTGCGTTCTGGCCGTGCTGACGTATTTCCCCGTCTTCAAGGCGCTGACCGAAGCCGCCAACCCCGACCTGGCCGCCGCGCAGGCGAAGAACAAGGTGGTGATCGTGGCCGACCCGGCCGAGTGCTCGTTCCAGTTCAACCCGACCGGCACGGCCAAGTTCACCAGCTCCTGCGACGTCGCCAAGCAGGTGCTGGCCGCCAGCTCGGTCAGCTATGACAACGAGGCCGCGCCGGCCGGCACGCCCGCGGTGATCAAGATCGGCCAGACCACGATCCCGAGCTACGCCGCCCGCGGGCTTTCTGCCGAAGAAGCCAAGGCCAAGGATGCCGACTTCAAGAAGGCCGTGGCCGAAACGTTGAAGGCCGACGGCTATCCCGCCAAGGCCGACCCCGCCAAGATGAACAAGGTGATGATGATCGTCATCCTGACCTATCTGGTGCTGCTGGTGACCATGGTGTATGGCCCCATCGCAGCGATGCTGGTGGAGATGTTCCCCACGCGCATCCGCTACACCTCGATGAGCCTGCCGTACCACATCGGCAACGGCTGGTTCGGCGGCCTGCTGCCCACCATGTCGTTCGCCATCGTGGCGCAGACGGGCAACATGTACAACGGCCTCTGGTATCCCATCATCATCGCGGGCATCACGGCCATCATCGGCACGCTGTTCATCCGCGAAACCAAGGACGTGGACATCTACGCGGGCGATTGA
- the uvrA gene encoding excinuclease ABC subunit UvrA, whose amino-acid sequence MTQGLIRIHGARQHNLKNLDIDIRTGELTVVTGPSGSGKSSLVFDTLYAEGQRRYVETFSAYARQFLDRMDKPAVDKVEGVPPAIAIDQTNPVRSSRSTVGTMTEINDHLKLLFARAAQLFDRQTAQPVRHDTPDTIYAELQRRCAEAGDPRVVLTFPVELPADTSAEQVEQWLSASGFTKVQAEREVGTPTGPRKVLDVVADRFRLGNAERARVVEAIEVAIKRGAGRLNVYRLQEDGEPDLWRFSTGLHCPDSDLRYAEPIPSMFSFNSAVGACEACRGFGRVIGVDYGLVIPNDRLTLRAGAIKTIQTPAWKEAQDDLMRHAEAAGIPRDTPWYKLTEEQKRWVIDGTPGYKEGNWNKQWYGIRRFFEYLESKAYKMHIRVLLSKYRSYTPCPTCGGARLKTESLLWRVGSKDDADAVLEPSRRFMPLGVAWSRAQLEALPGLTLHDLMLLPIERLRRFFARMALPEGDAGAGGDAQALKLLHEEITTRLKYLCDVGIGYLTLDRQSRTLSGGEVQRINLTTALGTSLVNTLFVLDEPSIGLHPRDMHRITEAMLRLRDAGNTLVVVEHDPAVMLAADRMIDMGPGPGERGGQIVFDGTTADLRRADTLTGVYLGGRRQIGAGVKRMVAESTPRLILEGAREHNLRDVSVEFPLQRLVTVTGVSGSGKSTLIQDVLAPALLRHFGKATESPGVHDRLLGAEQLGDVVFVDQSPIGKTARSNPVSYVGAWDAIRELFAVAPLSRQRGYTAAKFSFNSGDGRCPTCGGSGFEHVEMQFLSDVYLRCPDCDGKRYRPEILEVTIERGGRAVNVADVLELTVSEAAQAFAQDRDVIRALQPIVDVGLEYVKLGQPVPTLSGGEAQRLKLAGFLAEAARSASSSRQPLAKKGTLFLFDEPTTGLHFDDIAKLMRALRKLLDAGHSLIVIEHNLDVIRASDWLIDLGPEGGDGGGLVVAEGTPEDVRRHPTSHTGAALRDYELALGEGGHSVHEKAAALRREQRGAQAEQGVAARDAIEIVNAKEHNLKNLSVDIPRGKFNVVTGVSGSGKSTLAFDILFNEGQRRYLESLNAYARSIVQPAGRPEVDAVYGIPPTVAIEQRLSRGGRKSTVGTTTEVWHFLRLLYVKLGVQHCIHDGAPVQPQTADSIAAQLLTQFKGQHIGLLAPLVVNRKGVYTELADWARPRGYTHLRVDGNFLPTTGFPRIDRFKEHTIELPVASLDVAPAQESELRAALARALELGKGVVHVLSGLAGLKDAMAAGQSTARIGTLQAFSTKRACPVCATSYAELDPRLFSYNSKHGWCPDCVGTGVKLTKEQRKVFDDSVQDDKDRGREQTFAEPEAEDVADTVCPTCQGTRLNPVARAVLFAGTPVTEVARLSVAEVRQWIDGLQLSGREAEIARDLVPEIKSRLEFLEEVGLSYLTLDRGAPTLSGGEAQRIRLAAQLGSNLQGVCYVLDEPTIGLHARDNQILLNALHKLGDKGNTLVVVEHDEDTIRRADHIIDIGPSAGKRGGRLVAQGSVADIQAAEDSQTGRYLLHAMRHPLQARRSMLPAEVDAATIALARPADAPTGRQSAAVKKRAAQAAALQAAALEDARERAAIRWLTVHGASLHNLQNVTATVPLHRLVAVTGVSGSGKSTLARDVLLTNVQAWVQQRSTKAGRDAMDAGKAPPLSGCTGLAGFETIDRVLEVDQTPIGKTPRSCPATYIGFWDTIRKLFAETLEAKARGYGAGRFSFNTGEGRCPVCEGQGIRTIAMSFLPDVKVPCEACHGARFNPETLAVTWRGKSIGDVLQMEVDEAVEFFASMPSIAHPLQLLKDVGLGYLTLGQPSPTLSGGEAQRIKLVTELTKVRDEVGRRGQKAPHTLYVLDEPTVGLHMADVHKLIRVLHRLVDGGHSVVVIEHDLDVIAEADWIIDLGPEGGKDGGRIVAAATPEEVVRLGTHTGRAIAPVLARGD is encoded by the coding sequence ATGACCCAGGGCCTGATTCGCATCCATGGCGCGCGCCAGCACAATCTGAAGAACCTGGATATCGACATCCGCACGGGCGAACTCACCGTGGTGACCGGGCCCAGCGGCTCGGGCAAGTCCAGCCTGGTGTTCGACACGCTCTATGCGGAAGGCCAGCGCCGCTACGTGGAAACCTTCAGCGCTTACGCGCGCCAGTTCCTCGACCGGATGGACAAGCCGGCCGTGGACAAGGTGGAGGGCGTGCCGCCGGCCATCGCCATCGACCAGACCAATCCCGTGCGCTCGTCCCGCTCGACCGTGGGCACGATGACGGAGATCAATGACCACCTGAAGCTGCTGTTCGCGCGTGCTGCCCAGCTCTTCGACCGGCAGACGGCGCAGCCGGTGCGCCACGACACGCCGGACACCATCTATGCCGAGCTCCAGCGCCGCTGCGCTGAGGCGGGCGATCCGCGCGTCGTGCTGACCTTCCCGGTCGAGCTGCCGGCGGATACCTCCGCCGAGCAGGTGGAGCAGTGGCTGTCCGCCAGCGGTTTCACGAAGGTGCAGGCCGAGCGTGAAGTCGGCACCCCGACAGGCCCTCGCAAGGTGCTGGATGTGGTGGCCGACCGGTTCCGGCTCGGCAATGCCGAGCGCGCCCGCGTGGTCGAGGCCATCGAGGTGGCGATCAAGCGCGGTGCCGGGCGGTTGAACGTCTATCGCCTGCAGGAAGACGGCGAACCCGACCTGTGGCGGTTCTCCACCGGGCTGCACTGCCCGGACAGCGACCTGCGCTATGCCGAGCCTATCCCGTCGATGTTCTCGTTCAATTCCGCCGTGGGCGCCTGCGAGGCCTGCCGAGGCTTCGGACGGGTGATCGGCGTGGACTACGGCCTGGTGATTCCCAACGACCGGCTGACGCTGCGCGCCGGCGCGATCAAGACCATCCAGACGCCGGCCTGGAAGGAGGCGCAGGACGACCTCATGCGCCACGCGGAGGCCGCGGGCATCCCGCGCGACACGCCCTGGTACAAGCTCACGGAAGAGCAGAAGCGCTGGGTGATCGACGGCACGCCGGGCTATAAGGAGGGCAACTGGAACAAGCAGTGGTATGGCATCCGGCGGTTCTTCGAGTACCTGGAGAGCAAGGCCTACAAGATGCACATCCGGGTGCTGCTGTCCAAGTACCGCAGCTACACGCCATGCCCGACCTGCGGCGGCGCACGCCTGAAGACCGAGAGCCTGCTGTGGCGGGTGGGCAGCAAGGACGATGCCGATGCGGTGCTCGAACCGTCCCGGCGCTTCATGCCGCTGGGCGTGGCCTGGAGCCGCGCCCAGCTGGAGGCGCTGCCCGGCCTCACCCTGCACGACCTGATGCTGCTGCCCATCGAGCGGCTGCGCCGCTTCTTCGCGCGCATGGCGCTGCCGGAGGGCGACGCCGGCGCCGGAGGCGATGCGCAGGCCCTGAAGCTGCTGCACGAGGAAATCACCACGCGCCTGAAGTACCTGTGCGACGTGGGCATCGGCTACCTCACGCTGGACCGGCAGAGCCGCACGCTGTCCGGCGGCGAGGTGCAGCGCATCAACCTGACCACGGCGCTGGGCACCTCGCTGGTGAACACGCTCTTCGTGCTGGACGAGCCCAGCATCGGCCTGCACCCGCGCGACATGCACCGCATTACCGAGGCCATGCTGCGCCTGCGCGATGCGGGCAATACGCTGGTGGTGGTGGAGCACGACCCGGCCGTGATGCTTGCGGCCGACCGCATGATCGACATGGGCCCGGGCCCGGGCGAGCGCGGCGGGCAGATCGTTTTCGACGGCACCACGGCCGACCTGCGCCGCGCCGATACGCTGACGGGCGTGTATCTGGGCGGGCGCCGGCAGATCGGCGCGGGCGTGAAGCGCATGGTGGCGGAGTCCACGCCGCGCCTGATCCTGGAGGGCGCGCGCGAGCACAACCTGCGGGATGTATCGGTGGAGTTCCCGCTGCAGCGGCTGGTCACCGTCACCGGCGTCTCGGGATCGGGCAAATCGACCCTGATCCAGGACGTGCTCGCGCCGGCGCTGCTGCGGCATTTCGGCAAGGCGACCGAGTCGCCCGGCGTGCATGACCGGCTGCTGGGCGCCGAGCAACTGGGCGACGTGGTGTTCGTGGACCAGTCGCCCATCGGCAAGACGGCGCGCTCCAATCCCGTGAGCTATGTCGGCGCGTGGGATGCCATCCGTGAGCTGTTCGCCGTGGCGCCGCTGTCGCGCCAGCGCGGCTACACGGCCGCCAAGTTCAGCTTCAACTCGGGCGACGGGCGCTGCCCGACCTGCGGAGGCTCGGGCTTCGAGCACGTGGAAATGCAGTTCCTCTCCGACGTGTACCTGCGCTGCCCCGATTGCGACGGCAAGCGCTACCGGCCGGAGATCCTGGAGGTGACGATCGAGCGTGGCGGACGCGCGGTCAACGTGGCCGACGTGCTGGAACTCACCGTGAGCGAGGCCGCCCAGGCCTTCGCCCAGGACCGCGACGTGATCCGCGCGCTGCAGCCCATCGTCGATGTGGGGCTGGAGTACGTGAAGCTCGGCCAGCCCGTGCCCACGCTCTCGGGCGGCGAGGCACAGCGGCTCAAGCTCGCGGGCTTCCTGGCCGAAGCCGCCAGGAGCGCCAGCAGCAGCCGCCAGCCGCTGGCGAAGAAGGGCACGCTGTTCCTCTTCGACGAACCCACCACGGGCCTGCACTTCGACGACATCGCCAAGCTGATGCGCGCGCTGCGCAAGCTGCTCGATGCCGGCCATTCGCTGATCGTGATCGAGCACAACCTGGACGTGATCCGCGCCAGCGACTGGCTGATCGACCTGGGTCCCGAAGGCGGCGACGGTGGCGGGCTGGTGGTGGCCGAGGGCACGCCCGAGGACGTGCGCCGGCATCCCACGTCGCACACCGGCGCTGCGCTGCGCGACTACGAGCTGGCGCTGGGCGAGGGCGGCCATTCGGTGCACGAGAAAGCCGCGGCGCTGCGCAGGGAGCAGCGCGGCGCGCAGGCGGAGCAGGGCGTGGCGGCCAGGGATGCCATCGAGATTGTGAACGCCAAGGAGCACAACCTGAAGAACCTGTCGGTGGACATTCCGCGCGGCAAGTTCAACGTGGTGACCGGCGTGTCGGGCTCGGGCAAATCGACGCTGGCCTTCGACATCCTGTTCAACGAAGGGCAGCGCCGCTACCTGGAGTCGCTCAACGCCTATGCACGTTCCATCGTGCAGCCGGCCGGCCGGCCCGAGGTGGATGCGGTCTATGGCATTCCGCCCACGGTGGCGATCGAGCAGCGGCTGTCGCGCGGCGGCCGCAAGAGCACGGTGGGCACGACCACCGAGGTCTGGCACTTCCTGCGCCTGCTGTACGTGAAGCTGGGCGTGCAGCACTGCATCCACGACGGCGCCCCGGTGCAGCCACAGACGGCCGACAGCATCGCCGCGCAACTGCTCACGCAGTTCAAGGGCCAGCACATCGGGCTGCTGGCGCCGCTGGTGGTCAACCGCAAGGGCGTCTATACCGAACTGGCCGACTGGGCGCGCCCGCGCGGCTACACGCACCTGCGGGTGGATGGCAACTTCCTGCCGACCACGGGCTTTCCGCGCATCGACCGCTTCAAGGAGCACACCATCGAGCTGCCCGTGGCCAGCCTGGACGTCGCGCCCGCGCAGGAGTCCGAATTGCGCGCCGCGCTGGCCCGCGCGCTGGAGCTCGGCAAGGGCGTGGTCCATGTGTTGAGCGGCCTGGCCGGATTGAAGGACGCCATGGCCGCCGGGCAATCCACCGCCCGCATCGGCACACTGCAGGCGTTCTCGACCAAGCGCGCCTGCCCGGTGTGCGCGACGAGCTATGCCGAACTGGACCCGCGCCTCTTCTCGTACAACAGCAAGCATGGCTGGTGCCCCGACTGCGTGGGCACGGGCGTGAAGCTCACGAAGGAACAGCGCAAGGTCTTCGACGATTCGGTGCAGGACGACAAGGACCGGGGCCGCGAACAGACCTTTGCCGAACCGGAGGCCGAGGACGTGGCCGATACCGTGTGCCCGACTTGCCAGGGCACGCGCCTCAACCCGGTGGCGCGGGCCGTGCTGTTCGCCGGCACGCCGGTGACCGAAGTGGCGCGCCTGTCGGTGGCCGAGGTGCGGCAGTGGATCGACGGCCTGCAACTGTCGGGCCGCGAGGCAGAGATCGCCCGCGACCTGGTGCCCGAGATCAAGAGCCGGCTCGAATTCCTGGAAGAGGTGGGCCTGTCCTACCTCACGCTGGACCGGGGCGCTCCCACGCTCTCGGGCGGCGAGGCGCAGCGCATCCGCCTGGCCGCGCAGTTGGGCAGCAACCTGCAGGGCGTGTGCTACGTGCTGGACGAACCCACCATCGGCCTGCATGCGCGCGACAACCAGATCCTGCTGAACGCGCTGCACAAGCTCGGTGACAAGGGCAATACCCTGGTGGTGGTGGAGCACGACGAGGACACCATCCGCCGGGCCGACCACATCATCGACATCGGCCCCAGCGCAGGCAAACGCGGCGGGCGGCTGGTGGCGCAGGGCAGCGTGGCCGACATCCAGGCCGCCGAGGATTCGCAGACCGGCCGCTACCTGCTGCACGCCATGCGCCACCCGCTGCAGGCGCGGCGCAGCATGCTGCCCGCCGAGGTAGACGCCGCAACCATTGCGCTGGCCCGGCCCGCCGATGCACCCACGGGCCGCCAGAGCGCCGCAGTCAAGAAGCGGGCGGCGCAGGCTGCGGCCCTGCAGGCCGCTGCGCTGGAGGATGCCAGGGAGCGCGCAGCCATCCGCTGGCTGACGGTGCACGGCGCGAGCCTGCACAACCTGCAGAACGTGACGGCCACCGTGCCGCTGCACCGCCTCGTGGCCGTCACCGGCGTCAGCGGTTCGGGCAAATCGACGTTGGCGCGGGACGTGCTTCTGACCAATGTGCAGGCCTGGGTGCAGCAGCGCTCCACCAAGGCGGGGCGCGACGCCATGGACGCCGGCAAGGCGCCGCCGCTGTCCGGCTGCACGGGCCTGGCGGGCTTCGAGACCATCGACCGCGTGCTCGAGGTGGACCAGACGCCCATCGGCAAGACGCCGCGCAGCTGCCCGGCCACCTATATCGGCTTCTGGGACACCATCCGCAAGCTTTTCGCCGAGACGCTGGAGGCCAAGGCGCGCGGCTATGGGGCGGGGCGCTTCAGCTTCAATACCGGCGAAGGCCGCTGCCCGGTCTGCGAAGGGCAGGGCATCCGCACCATCGCCATGAGCTTCCTGCCCGACGTGAAGGTGCCGTGCGAGGCCTGCCACGGCGCGCGCTTCAACCCGGAGACGCTGGCCGTGACCTGGCGCGGCAAGAGCATCGGCGACGTACTGCAGATGGAGGTGGACGAGGCCGTGGAGTTCTTCGCCAGCATGCCCAGCATCGCGCATCCGCTGCAGCTGCTGAAAGACGTGGGCCTGGGCTATCTCACGCTGGGCCAGCCCAGCCCCACGCTGTCGGGGGGCGAGGCGCAGCGCATCAAGCTGGTGACCGAACTCACCAAGGTGCGCGACGAGGTCGGGCGCCGCGGGCAGAAGGCACCGCACACCCTCTACGTGCTGGACGAGCCCACCGTGGGCCTGCACATGGCCGACGTGCACAAGCTCATCCGCGTGCTGCACCGCCTGGTCGATGGCGGCCACAGCGTGGTGGTGATCGAGCACGACCTCGACGTGATCGCCGAGGCCGACTGGATCATCGACCTGGGGCCCGAGGGTGGCAAGGATGGTGGCCGCATCGTGGCCGCCGCCACGCCCGAGGAGGTGGTGCGCCTGGGCACCCACACGGGCCGTGCGATCGCGCCCGTGCTGGCGCGCGGCGACTGA
- a CDS encoding porin: protein MQKTHRLALAALALLGSTAAFAQSSVTLYGRVNTSVEHSKVGDLSQSGVNNNASRFGFKGVEDLGGGLKAGFQLESGFDSSTGAAAQQFFGRQSEVNLSGGFGMVRLGNWTPESYYAIADYGVQDQPNHDTGNFSNQLYTSVAFGKTNKVGYRTPMLGGFWAEATVSAHERTARTNPFGVNAGTKNAYDVAANWEGGNLAFGAGYAKLGDNWDAGVRGHYTMGPVQLGAYYQRNDYELVGTRNSVGIAAQYAFGASEVVANYIWASKWNNVADSGAQQLILGYNYNLSKRTKVYAAYTYVKNKSAANYAYGFVNGTNTLATGADPRTFGLGVRHNF from the coding sequence ATGCAAAAGACCCATCGTCTGGCTCTCGCCGCCTTGGCCCTTCTGGGCAGCACCGCCGCATTCGCGCAAAGCAGCGTGACGCTGTACGGCCGCGTCAACACCAGCGTCGAACATTCCAAGGTGGGTGATCTGTCGCAGTCCGGTGTGAACAACAACGCGTCGCGTTTCGGTTTCAAGGGCGTGGAAGACCTGGGCGGTGGCCTGAAGGCTGGCTTCCAGCTGGAAAGCGGTTTCGACAGCTCCACCGGCGCAGCTGCACAACAGTTCTTCGGCCGCCAGAGCGAAGTGAACCTGTCGGGCGGCTTCGGCATGGTCCGCCTCGGCAACTGGACGCCTGAGTCGTACTACGCCATCGCCGACTACGGCGTGCAGGACCAGCCCAACCACGACACGGGCAACTTCTCCAACCAGCTGTACACCTCGGTGGCCTTCGGCAAGACCAACAAGGTCGGCTACCGTACCCCCATGCTGGGCGGCTTCTGGGCTGAAGCCACGGTCAGCGCGCACGAGCGCACCGCTCGCACGAACCCCTTCGGCGTGAACGCAGGCACCAAGAACGCCTACGACGTCGCTGCCAACTGGGAAGGCGGCAACCTGGCCTTCGGTGCCGGCTACGCCAAGCTGGGCGACAACTGGGACGCCGGCGTGCGCGGCCACTACACGATGGGCCCCGTGCAGCTCGGCGCCTACTACCAGCGCAACGACTACGAGCTGGTGGGCACCCGCAACTCGGTGGGCATCGCTGCCCAGTACGCCTTCGGCGCTTCGGAAGTGGTGGCCAACTACATCTGGGCCAGCAAGTGGAACAACGTGGCTGACTCCGGCGCTCAGCAGCTGATCCTGGGCTACAACTACAACCTGAGCAAGCGCACCAAGGTGTACGCTGCCTACACGTACGTCAAGAACAAGTCCGCCGCCAACTACGCCTATGGCTTCGTGAACGGCACGAACACGCTGGCCACGGGTGCGGATCCCCGCACGTTCGGCCTCGGCGTTCGCCACAACTTCTGA